The following proteins are encoded in a genomic region of Columba livia isolate bColLiv1 breed racing homer unplaced genomic scaffold, bColLiv1.pat.W.v2 Scaffold_244, whole genome shotgun sequence:
- the LOC135578036 gene encoding olfactory receptor 14J1-like, giving the protein MSNSSSITQFLLLAFTDTRELQLLHFWLFLGIYLAALLGNGLIITTIAWDQHLHTPMYFFLLNLALLDLGCISSTVPKSMANSFWDTRNISYTGCVAQLFVFTFLVVAEYCLLTIMSYDRYVAICKPLHYGTLLGSRACVHMAAAAWATGFLHALLHTANTFSLPLCKGNALGQFFCEIPHILKLSCSHSYLREAGFLLVGFSFAFGCFVFIVVSYVQILRAVLRIPSEQGRHKAFSTCLPHLAVVSLFVSTAMSAYLKPPSISSPSLDLVLSFLYSVVPPAVNPLIYSIRNQELKDALRKQMTGFLLKL; this is encoded by the coding sequence atgtccaacagcagctccatcacccagtttcTCCTCCtggcgttcacagacacacgggagctgcagctcttgcacttctggctcttcctgggcatctacctggctgccctcctgggcaacggcctcatcatcaccaccatagcctgggaccagcacctccacacccccatgtacttcttcctgctcaacctcgccctcctcgacctgggctgcatctccagcactgtgcccaaatccatggccaattccttctgggacaccaggaacatctcctacacaggatgtgTTGCACAGCTCTTTGTCTTTACCTTCTTGGTAGtagcagagtattgtctcctcaccatcatgtcctatgaccgctatgttgccatctgcaaacccctgcactacgggaccctcctgggcagcagagcttgtgtccacatggcagcagctgcctgggccactgggtttctccatgctctgctgcacacggccaatacattttcactgcccctgtgcaagggcaatgccctgggccagttcttctgtgaaatcccccacatcctcaagctctcctgctcacactcctacctcagggaagcTGGGTTTCTTCTAGTCGGCTTTTCTTTCgcttttggctgttttgtgttcattgtggtgtcctatgtgcagatcttgagggccgtgctgaggatcccctctgagcagggacggcacaaagccttttccacctgcctccctcacctggccgtggtctccctgtttgtcagcactgccatgtcTGCCTACCTGAaacccccctccatctcctccccatccctggacctggttttgtcctttctgtactcggtggttcctccagcagtgaaccccctcatctacagcatcaggaaccaggagctcaaggatgccctgaggaaacaGATGACTGGATTTCTTCTGAAGCTATAA